In a genomic window of Acipenser ruthenus chromosome 41, fAciRut3.2 maternal haplotype, whole genome shotgun sequence:
- the LOC117964888 gene encoding H-2 class I histocompatibility antigen, Q9 alpha chain-like isoform X2, with amino-acid sequence MLRAVVLAILCCVHAASAAGTHSLRYFFMGFSEGTGLPEFMTMGMLDDEQIDYYDSVMKKMVPKQDWMERSEGPEYWERETQGAVGTQQSFKLNIRIAMQRFNQTGGVHTLQRMYGCELDEDGTKRGFFQDGFDGKDFLSFDKDTLTWTAPVMQAVITKHKWDANRAGNQYWKGYLETECIEWLQKYVQYGRETLERRVPPAVTLLQRKAHGSADTEVLCHVTGFFPRAVEVTWVRDGRDHLEEGVQSGEVLPNQDGTYQLRKILTVSPEEQRRHIYSCQVDHVSFTEKQNYIWDPNMRSNSEDNEGE; translated from the exons ATGTTGAGGGCGGTTGTGCTGGCGATCCTGTGCTGCGTTCATGCGGCGTCTGCTGCAG GAACCCACTCCCTGCGGTATTTCTTCATGGGGTTCTCAGAGGGGACGGGGCTCCCTGAGTTTATGACGATGGGGATGCTGGATGATGAGCAGATTGATTACTACGACAGTGTCATGAAGAAGATGGTCCCCAAACAGGACTGGATGGAGAGATCTGAGGGTCCGGAGTACTGGGAGAGAGAGACTCAGGGAGCTGTTGGGACACAGCAGAGTTTCAAATTGAATATTAGAATCGCAATGCAGCGCTTCAACCAGACTGGGG GAGTTCACACTCTCCAGAGAATGTACGGCTGTGAGCTGGATGAGGACGGGACCAAGCGGGGGTTTTTTCAGGACGGATTCGATGGAAAGGATTTCCTCAGCTTCGATAAGGACACTCTGACCTGGACCGCCCCTGTGATGCAGGCTGTCATCACTAAACACAAGTGGGATGCTAACAGAGCCGGGAATCAGTACTGGAAGGGCTATCTGGAGACAGAGTGTATCGAGTGGCTGCAGAAGTACGTCCAGTACGGGAGGGAGACTCTGGAGAGGAGAG ttcCTCCTGCAGTGACTCTGCTCCAGAGGAAAGCTCATGGATCTGCAGACACGGAGGTCCTGTGTCATGTGACAGGGTTCTTCCCCCGCGCTGTGGAGGTGACCTGGGTCAGAGACGGACGGGATCATCTGGAGGAGGGGGTGCAGAGTGGGGAGGTGCTTCCCAACCAGGACGGGACCTACCAGCTGAGAAAGATCCTGACAGTGAGCCCTGAGGAGCAGAGAAGACACATCTACTCCTGCCAGGTGGACCACGTCAGCTTCACTGAGAAACAGAACTACATCTGGGATCCCAACATGAGAAGCAACAGCGAGGATAATGAGG
- the LOC117964888 gene encoding H-2 class I histocompatibility antigen, Q9 alpha chain-like isoform X1, producing the protein MLRAVVLAILCCVHAASAAGTHSLRYFFMGFSEGTGLPEFMTMGMLDDEQIDYYDSVMKKMVPKQDWMERSEGPEYWERETQGAVGTQQSFKLNIRIAMQRFNQTGGVHTLQRMYGCELDEDGTKRGFFQDGFDGKDFLSFDKDTLTWTAPVMQAVITKHKWDANRAGNQYWKGYLETECIEWLQKYVQYGRETLERRVPPAVTLLQRKAHGSADTEVLCHVTGFFPRAVEVTWVRDGRDHLEEGVQSGEVLPNQDGTYQLRKILTVSPEEQRRHIYSCQVDHVSFTEKQNYIWDPNMRSNSEDNEVTGCRCSSSIRLVVGGVGVLALAAAVIGVGI; encoded by the exons ATGTTGAGGGCGGTTGTGCTGGCGATCCTGTGCTGCGTTCATGCGGCGTCTGCTGCAG GAACCCACTCCCTGCGGTATTTCTTCATGGGGTTCTCAGAGGGGACGGGGCTCCCTGAGTTTATGACGATGGGGATGCTGGATGATGAGCAGATTGATTACTACGACAGTGTCATGAAGAAGATGGTCCCCAAACAGGACTGGATGGAGAGATCTGAGGGTCCGGAGTACTGGGAGAGAGAGACTCAGGGAGCTGTTGGGACACAGCAGAGTTTCAAATTGAATATTAGAATCGCAATGCAGCGCTTCAACCAGACTGGGG GAGTTCACACTCTCCAGAGAATGTACGGCTGTGAGCTGGATGAGGACGGGACCAAGCGGGGGTTTTTTCAGGACGGATTCGATGGAAAGGATTTCCTCAGCTTCGATAAGGACACTCTGACCTGGACCGCCCCTGTGATGCAGGCTGTCATCACTAAACACAAGTGGGATGCTAACAGAGCCGGGAATCAGTACTGGAAGGGCTATCTGGAGACAGAGTGTATCGAGTGGCTGCAGAAGTACGTCCAGTACGGGAGGGAGACTCTGGAGAGGAGAG ttcCTCCTGCAGTGACTCTGCTCCAGAGGAAAGCTCATGGATCTGCAGACACGGAGGTCCTGTGTCATGTGACAGGGTTCTTCCCCCGCGCTGTGGAGGTGACCTGGGTCAGAGACGGACGGGATCATCTGGAGGAGGGGGTGCAGAGTGGGGAGGTGCTTCCCAACCAGGACGGGACCTACCAGCTGAGAAAGATCCTGACAGTGAGCCCTGAGGAGCAGAGAAGACACATCTACTCCTGCCAGGTGGACCACGTCAGCTTCACTGAGAAACAGAACTACATCTGGGATCCCAACATGAGAAGCAACAGCGAGGATAATGAGG